One window of Burkholderiales bacterium genomic DNA carries:
- the pxpB gene encoding 5-oxoprolinase subunit PxpB, protein MPDDARVHLSFAPLGDRALLVEVGEALDPVVTARVRTVAARITARALRGVTDVVPAFCSVALHYDPGALRDRSGEKTPYDALVEQLQELLAEVADAEPVEGRLFEIPVVYGGAFGEDLAPLAQARGLAPEQVAEIHCAQTYSVYMLGFAPGFGYLGPVDERLRQPRREMPRTRVVAGSVALANAFTGIYPMELPGGWHVIGRTPWRLFDVERNPPALLAAGDRVRFVPITPAEFDVAAARQPWR, encoded by the coding sequence ATGCCCGACGACGCGCGTGTCCATCTGAGCTTCGCCCCGCTCGGCGACCGGGCGCTGCTGGTGGAGGTGGGCGAAGCGCTCGATCCTGTCGTCACCGCGCGGGTGCGCACCGTGGCGGCCCGCATCACGGCCCGGGCGCTTCGCGGTGTCACCGACGTCGTCCCCGCGTTCTGCTCGGTCGCCCTGCACTACGACCCGGGCGCGCTGCGCGACCGCTCCGGCGAGAAGACGCCCTACGACGCGCTGGTCGAGCAACTGCAGGAACTGCTGGCCGAGGTTGCCGACGCCGAACCGGTGGAAGGACGGTTGTTCGAAATCCCGGTCGTGTACGGCGGTGCGTTCGGCGAGGACCTTGCGCCGCTTGCGCAGGCGAGGGGCCTGGCGCCGGAACAGGTCGCCGAAATTCACTGCGCGCAGACCTATTCGGTGTACATGCTGGGCTTTGCGCCCGGATTCGGTTATCTGGGGCCGGTCGACGAGCGGCTGAGGCAGCCGCGCCGTGAGATGCCGCGCACGCGCGTGGTCGCGGGCAGCGTCGCGCTGGCCAACGCGTTCACCGGTATCTACCCGATGGAGCTGCCGGGTGGCTGGCACGTCATCGGCCGCACTCCGTGGCGCCTGTTCGATGTGGAGCGCAATCCGCCGGCACTGCTCGCCGCGGGCGATCGCGTGAGATTCGTTCCCATCACCCCGGCCGAGTTCGACGTCGCCGCAGCCAGGCAGCCATGGCGCTGA
- a CDS encoding biotin-dependent carboxyltransferase family protein, translating into MALKILRAGVLTTVQDLGRSGYQRFGVPVSGAMDAYSLRIANALVGNGSEAAGLELTLEGPAIEFDEDSLFAVCGADLAPRVADRPVPMFRPVWVRAGTRVEFGAARVGSRAYLAVAGGIDVAPVLGSRSTYLRANLGGLEGRALKRGDRLGVGVPEATLYPRLKAQALGSPGGMAAAQWAVRARAEKLQRTPQTLRFVSGGYWETLPAESRARFTGSEYRVGAASDRMGYRLEGAQIDSGARREVLSEAVAFGTIQLPPDGNPIVLMADRQVTGGYPRLGEVASVDLGLAAQLKPGDRVRFERISLTQAQQLWMAQERAFAELCEALRGHVDNA; encoded by the coding sequence ATGGCGCTGAAGATTCTGCGCGCCGGAGTGCTGACGACGGTGCAGGACCTCGGCCGATCCGGCTATCAGCGCTTTGGCGTGCCGGTGTCGGGCGCGATGGATGCCTATTCGCTGCGCATCGCCAACGCGCTGGTGGGCAATGGCTCCGAGGCGGCCGGACTGGAGCTCACGCTGGAGGGCCCGGCGATCGAGTTCGACGAGGACAGCTTGTTCGCGGTGTGCGGCGCGGATCTCGCGCCGCGCGTGGCGGATCGTCCCGTGCCGATGTTCCGTCCGGTCTGGGTTCGCGCAGGCACGCGCGTGGAATTCGGTGCGGCGCGGGTCGGAAGCCGTGCCTACCTCGCGGTCGCGGGCGGCATCGACGTCGCCCCGGTACTGGGCAGCCGCTCCACGTACTTGCGCGCGAACCTGGGGGGCTTGGAAGGCCGGGCGCTCAAGCGCGGCGACCGCCTCGGCGTCGGAGTGCCCGAGGCGACGCTCTATCCGCGGTTGAAGGCGCAAGCGCTGGGCTCGCCCGGCGGCATGGCCGCAGCGCAGTGGGCAGTGCGCGCTCGTGCGGAAAAGCTGCAGCGCACGCCCCAGACGCTGCGCTTCGTGTCCGGCGGATACTGGGAGACGCTCCCCGCCGAAAGCCGCGCGCGTTTCACCGGCTCCGAATACCGCGTCGGCGCGGCCTCCGACCGGATGGGCTACCGTCTGGAAGGTGCGCAGATCGACAGTGGAGCACGCCGGGAAGTGCTGTCGGAGGCGGTTGCCTTCGGTACCATCCAGCTGCCGCCCGACGGCAATCCCATCGTGCTGATGGCCGATCGCCAGGTGACCGGCGGTTATCCGCGGCTGGGCGAAGTCGCCTCCGTCGACCTCGGCCTCGCGGCGCAGCTCAAGCCGGGCGACCGCGTGCGTTTCGAGAGGATTTCGCTGACCCAGGCGCAGCAGTTGTGGATGGCGCAGGAGCGCGCGTTCGCGGAGCTGTGCGAAGCGCTGCGCGGCCACGTGGATAATGCCTAG
- a CDS encoding 5-oxoprolinase subunit PxpA, with the protein MPSSVDLNCDLGEDSSAEGRAREEAVLAFVSSINVACGLHAGDAHVMRRLMRLAAQKGIAVGAHPSLADREHFGRRELPVTAEEVYELVIYQLGAAQAIARSAGTRLAHVKAHGALYNMAARDATLARAIAEAVRDFDARLVMFGLSGSSLIAAAEAAGLRSAAEVFADRTYQADGSLTPRSRPDALIHDEDAAAAQVLQMIEQGTVRAVDGRTVKVRADTICIHGDAPQAPAFAARLRRALESRGVQVRPVAAIPA; encoded by the coding sequence ATGCCTAGCAGCGTCGACCTCAACTGCGATCTGGGCGAAGACTCGAGCGCCGAAGGTCGCGCGCGCGAGGAGGCGGTGCTTGCATTCGTCAGCTCGATCAACGTCGCCTGCGGGCTGCACGCCGGAGACGCGCACGTGATGCGCCGGCTCATGCGCCTCGCGGCGCAGAAGGGCATCGCGGTGGGCGCGCACCCGTCGCTCGCCGATCGCGAGCATTTCGGCCGGCGCGAGCTTCCGGTGACTGCAGAGGAGGTCTACGAGCTGGTGATCTATCAGCTCGGTGCGGCGCAGGCGATCGCGCGCTCGGCCGGAACGCGGCTCGCCCACGTCAAGGCGCACGGCGCGCTGTACAACATGGCTGCGCGCGATGCCACGCTGGCACGGGCGATTGCCGAGGCGGTGCGGGACTTCGACGCGCGCCTGGTGATGTTCGGGCTCTCCGGCTCCAGCCTCATCGCGGCGGCCGAAGCGGCGGGGCTCAGGAGCGCTGCCGAAGTGTTCGCCGATCGGACTTACCAGGCCGACGGCAGCCTCACGCCGCGCTCGCGCCCCGACGCGCTGATCCACGACGAGGATGCCGCGGCGGCGCAGGTGCTGCAGATGATCGAACAGGGTACCGTCCGCGCGGTTGACGGGCGCACGGTGAAAGTGCGCGCAGACACCATCTGCATCCACGGCGACGCACCACAGGCTCCGGCGTTCGCGGCTCGGCTGCGGCGGGCGCTGGAGAGTCGCGGGGTGCAGGTCAGGCCGGTTGCGGCGATCCCTGCTTGA